The following coding sequences lie in one Armigeres subalbatus isolate Guangzhou_Male unplaced genomic scaffold, GZ_Asu_2 Contig1255, whole genome shotgun sequence genomic window:
- the LOC134202531 gene encoding uncharacterized protein LOC134202531: MGYKQRIGKLKCIVPDCEAWSCGTTTSFFPVPPRSSSAFRKWSKYMKLSGMRQERICQAHFKTRDFIRYSNRKLKRWAVPSVNIPKTRVKLIAKASCCISGCRTRRQRNLFPFPTSTKPKLLDLWRGVLLTTDDVFAPGLRICEKHFKTSDFLSVHSLYLRPCAVPSIGVKRFVRKPHKTDHINVLQDHTYCRSLAK; this comes from the exons ATG GGCTATAAACAGCGGATCGGGAAGCTCAAATGCATTGTTCCGGACTGCGAAGCTTGGAGTTGCGGCACAACCACATCGTTTTTTCCAGTTcctcccagatccagcagtgcATTTAGAAAATGGAGCAAATACATGAAACTGTCAGGAATGCGACAGGAAAGGATTTGTCAGGCTCACTTCAAAACGCGTGACTTTATTCGCT ACTCGAATCGAAAACTGAAACGCTGGGCGGTTCCGTCTGTCAACATTCCCAAAACCAGAGTGAAATTAATTGCTAAAGCCAGCTGCTGCATATCGGGATGCCGCACAAGAAGGCAGCGCAATCTGTTCCCTTTCCCTACATCAACGAAGCCAAAACTACTCGATCTTTGGAGGGGAGTATTGCTGACCACTGATGACGTATTTGCCCCCGGTTTGAGAATTTGCGAGAAACATTTTAAAACCAGCGATTTTCTATCAG TGCACTCTCTGTATTTACGACCGTGTGCCGTTCCGTCGATTGGAGTGAAGCGATTTGTCAGGAAACCTCATAAGACAGACCACATCAACGTGCTTCAGGATCACACATATTGTCGAAGTCTAGCTAA ATGA